In Populus nigra chromosome 10, ddPopNigr1.1, whole genome shotgun sequence, the following proteins share a genomic window:
- the LOC133704272 gene encoding cyclin-D1-1-like: MSYSDCLSDLLCGEDSSDILSGESPECSSDLESHDFVEESSIAGFIEDERNFVPGYDYFSRFQSQSLDASAREQSVAWILKVQACYGFQPLTAYLSVNYLDRFLYSRRLPQTDGWPLQLLSVACLSLAAKMEEPLVPSLLDLQVEGAKYIFEPRTIRRMELLVLGVLDWRLRSITPFSFTGFFACKLDPAGAYTGFLISRATEIILSNIKEASFLEYRPSSIAAAAILCAANDIPNLSLVNPEHAESWCDGLSKDKIISCYRLMQDLVLDDSRRKSTKVLLPRLRVTIRARMRSSGSDSSSSSSSSSYKKRKLNSCLWVDDDKGNSE; the protein is encoded by the exons ATGTCCTACTCTGATTGCTTATCAGATCTTCTCTGCGGCGAGGACTCCTCCGATATATTATCCGGCGAGTCGCCGGAATGCTCGTCGGACCTCGAATCGCATGACTTTGTAGAAGAATCGTCCATTGCTGGTTTCATTGAAGATGAAAGGAACTTCGTGCCTGGTTACGATTATTTTTCTCGGTTTCAATCCCAGTCTCTCGATGCTTCCGCTCGAGAACAATCTGTTGCATGGATTCtcaag gTGCAAGCATGCTATGGATTCCAGCCACTAACGGCGTATCTCTCTGTCAATTACTTGGATCGCTTCCTGTATTCTCGCCGATTACCG CAAACCGACGGGTGGCCATTGCAACTCTTATCTGTTGCTTGCTTATCATTGGCTGCTAAAATGGAGGAACCTCTGGTTCCTTCTCTATTGGATCTCCAG GTTGAAGGTGCAAAATATATCTTTGAACCAAGAACAATTCGGAGGATGGAACTTCTGGTTCTCGGCGTTTTAGATTGGAGGCTAAGATCTATAACGCCATTTAGTTTTACAGGTTTCTTTGCATGCAAGCTCGATCCAGCAGGAGCCTATACTGGGTTTCTGATTTCAAGGGCTACGGAAATCATTTTATCGAATATCAAAG AGGCGAGCTTTCTTGAGTATAGGCCATCCAGCATTGCCGCGGCAGCGATACTTTGTGCAGCCAATGACATTCCAAACTTGTCTCTTGTTAATCCTGAACATGCTGAATCGTGGTGTGATGGGCTAAGCAAA GATAAAATAATCAGCTGCTACCGGCTAATGCAAGATCTTGTGCTTGACGATAGCCGGCGGAAATCCACAAAAGTCTTACTACCTCGACTTCGAGTAACAATTCGGGCCAGAATGAGGTCCAGTGGCAGTGACTCGTCATCCTCTTCTTCGTCATCATcttataaaaagagaaaactaAATAGCTGCTTATGGGTAGATGATGACAAAGGAAATTCCGAGTGA